DNA sequence from the Deinococcus seoulensis genome:
ACCTGTTCTGGCTGGCGGATGGTCGGCCTGTGCTGGTCAACGCGGAATTCAAGGCAGACGGGGACGGGCCGAATGAGGCCCTGATCGAGGAAGCGTACGACGCGCTGATCGCCGTGAAAACCGGGAGGTTGAAGGTATGAACGAATCCCTGAAAGCGAAGATGGCACTGGCAGCTGAACTGCTGAACGCGGACGGGTCGGTCACGCCCACCGCTGATCTGCCTGCCGGGCTGCTGGTGCCGGAGAGTGCGTCGGGTTTCGCGGCGGACGTGCAGGATGCCCTGACGGCCGAGACGGTGGCGCACGCGCTGAAGCTCGCGCGGCAACAGACGCACCTGAGCGCGGCGGAGCTGGCGCGGCGGCGCGGGGTCAGCAGGGGTCGCCTGTCGCAACTGGAGAATGGCTCGGTGAACCCCACGGTGGGTACCCTGGCAGAACACGCGGGCGCGCTGGGGTACGACGTGACCGTGACACTCACGCCCCGCCGGGCCGGGAAGACCATTCAGGTGGACTTACCGCAACCCGCGCAGGCGCAGTAGCAGATTCAGGCGGGCTGCCTGACCCTCTTTACTTCTGTGCGTGGTGGTGCTACATTTTCTGGGCTCAGGCGTTGGCTTGGGGCTGTGGCGCAGCTGGGAGCGCGTCTGAATGGCATTCAGAAGGTCAGCGGTTCGATCCCGCTCAGCTCCACCAGAAACAAAGGAACCCCCTCCACACCGGAGGGGGTTTTCCTGTTGCAGCTGCCAGGGCTTTCAGCGGTGGCCATAGCGCACTGAAACGCGCGGGCGGCACACTGCGGGCATGACTGAATGGACAGAAGGACAGGTGGAATCGGTGCGGGTCACGGACGTGCGCGCGGCGCGGGCCTTGCGGCAGGACGTGCGGCTGCTGGGGTTGTTCCTGCGGCCCACGTCGCCGTCCGAGGTGGCGGGGCGGGTGGGCATGGCAGCGAACCTCGTGCATCACCATGCGCGGCGACTGGCGGGCCTGGGCCTGC
Encoded proteins:
- a CDS encoding helix-turn-helix domain-containing protein; the protein is MNESLKAKMALAAELLNADGSVTPTADLPAGLLVPESASGFAADVQDALTAETVAHALKLARQQTHLSAAELARRRGVSRGRLSQLENGSVNPTVGTLAEHAGALGYDVTVTLTPRRAGKTIQVDLPQPAQAQ